One Patescibacteria group bacterium DNA window includes the following coding sequences:
- a CDS encoding 50S ribosome-binding GTPase, with amino-acid sequence MIDTAKITVWGGSGGDGLITFGRAKFKPKGPPMGGSGGSGGDVYLIADTNIATLKDFVSAKIFKATNGGAGGPKDKTGRCAEDLFIRVPIGTTVKDKDDKIIYDLDSNKDIVLVAKGGAGGHGNAHFSKLQVPIRPLADKFQKEQHPELMEYTGRKFSREKHIYYAEKGKLGGRAEFKLELKLIANAGLVGLPNAGKSSLLNALTKTTKAPVGSYPFTTLEPNLGVIFTHTTTPGVKDSHTPGVVIADIPGIIEGAHEGKGLGDKFLKHIERTQLLVHIISVENLESGAKSITKTNAYKTIRDELYKWNLGLIEKEEVIVVNKIDIAKDINILKKYFRNVIFTSAITGEGVAELKERIIEKIKKQEEKEDIKKKSEVSPTLTFTLQTLPNRKMVFNLPLKKVTPLFMF; translated from the coding sequence ATGATTGATACAGCCAAAATAACAGTATGGGGAGGAAGTGGTGGCGACGGACTAATAACCTTTGGACGCGCTAAATTTAAACCTAAAGGACCGCCAATGGGGGGCAGTGGGGGCAGTGGCGGAGATGTGTATTTAATTGCAGATACCAACATAGCAACTTTAAAAGACTTTGTTAGCGCCAAAATATTTAAAGCGACAAACGGAGGGGCGGGGGGGCCCAAGGATAAAACAGGAAGATGCGCGGAGGATTTGTTTATAAGAGTGCCTATCGGAACAACCGTAAAAGACAAAGACGACAAGATTATTTACGATTTAGATAGCAATAAGGATATTGTTCTTGTGGCAAAAGGCGGAGCGGGAGGGCATGGGAACGCGCATTTTAGCAAATTGCAAGTTCCAATCCGCCCGCTGGCGGACAAATTCCAAAAAGAACAGCACCCGGAGCTAATGGAATATACAGGAAGAAAATTCAGCCGGGAAAAACATATTTACTACGCGGAAAAAGGAAAATTGGGAGGACGCGCGGAATTTAAACTAGAATTAAAACTTATTGCAAACGCGGGGCTAGTAGGACTTCCAAACGCAGGTAAATCTTCCCTTCTGAACGCCCTTACTAAAACCACCAAAGCCCCTGTTGGCAGTTATCCATTTACAACGCTAGAACCAAACTTAGGGGTTATCTTTACACACACCACCACACCGGGTGTGAAGGATTCTCACACGCCCGGTGTGGTTATCGCCGACATACCGGGTATTATAGAAGGCGCCCACGAAGGCAAGGGTCTTGGAGATAAATTTTTAAAACATATAGAAAGAACCCAACTTCTTGTACATATTATTTCTGTAGAGAATCTGGAAAGTGGCGCAAAATCAATAACCAAAACAAACGCTTACAAAACAATTCGCGACGAGCTGTATAAATGGAATTTAGGACTTATTGAAAAGGAGGAAGTTATTGTTGTTAATAAAATAGATATAGCAAAGGACATAAACATATTAAAAAAATATTTTAGAAATGTTATTTTCACCTCCGCTATAACGGGAGAGGGGGTAGCCGAGCTTAAAGAAAGAATAATAGAAAAAATTAAAAAACAAGAAGAAAAGGAAGACATCAAGAAAAAAAGCGAGGTCTCCCCTACTCTAACCTTTACTCTCCAAACCCTTCCGAATAGGAAAATGGTGTTTAATCTTCCTTTGAAAAAGGTGACTCCTTTGTTTATGTTTTGA